The Numida meleagris isolate 19003 breed g44 Domestic line chromosome 12, NumMel1.0, whole genome shotgun sequence genome includes a window with the following:
- the PKD2L2 gene encoding polycystic kidney disease 2-like 2 protein isoform X1, which produces MEPAVALQPAVAVRRRSSRGATAAQISYSTETELKTTLIELLIYITFLTTLSTITFGMVSTNMYYLNKVMVDLFVESESNGINFHGIRSHADFWKYAEGPLLDGLYWSSWYTNRTTGQINTSHIFYENLLLGVAQIRQLKVRNNSCPIYPYIQPLENCYSRYTYRAEDKSDFGLKNESEWRYVSAPSFSPWYWGSVGFYRSGGFIVTLPKSKQEGMEKLEFLRKNGWITQGTRAVFIDFSTFNANINLFCIVRLVVEFPATGGALTSSQIRSVKLLRYVSYYDYFLASCEVAFCLFIVTFIIQEVIEVKRLKMEYFRSAWNWLDMLLIAVSILAICFNIYRSTEVSLLMEELLSNAHVYPDFHFLAFWQVIYDNMIAVNVFFAWIKIFKYVTFSKTMTQLASTLSRCAKDIIGFAIMFFIIFFAYAQFSYLVFGSQVNDFSTIQNCIFSQFRIVLGDFNFESLEVNSILGPIYYISFVFFVFFVLLNMFLAIINDTYSEVKADFAVIPKQELHIIDLFRQSYNDVLVKLKLRKPHPDPDPGDENLESKEFPSTKRKDISKPSKGGSTREKTHPKPPKLQKGKESLHHSDSVVASQSSISREEFQQLLRQTSELEKELNNANVKLSRIKRSMRQLKDAPGKTAQ; this is translated from the exons ATGGAGCCCGCGGTAGCGCTGCAGCCCGCGGTGGCCGTGAGGCGGCGGAGCAGCAGAG GTGCTACAGCAGCCCAGATCAGTTACAGCACAGAAACGGAACTGAAAACGACCCTGATAGAGCTGCTTATCTACATCACgttcctcaccaccctcagcACCA TTACCTTCGGCATGGTGAGCACCAACATGTATTACTTGAATAAAGTGATGGTGGATCTCTTTGTGGAATCCGAAAGCAACGGGATTAATTTCCACGGTATCAGGAGCCACGCTGATTTCTGGAAA TACGCAGAGGGACCGCTCTTGGATGGTCTCTATTGGAGCTCGTGGTACACCAACAGAACAACGGGCCAGATAAACACCAGCCACATTTTCTATGAGAATTTACTGTTAGGAGTAGCCCAGATTCGCCAGCTGAAAGTACGCAACAACAGCTGCCCTATCTACCCGTATATCCAGCCCTTAGAGAACTGCTACTCCCGATACACTTACCGAGCTGAAGACAAGTCCGACTTTGGTCTGAAGAACGAATCTGA ATGGAGATATGTTTCTGCCCCCTCTTTCTCCCCATGGTACTGGGGATCTGTGGGGTTTTACAGAAGTGGAGGGTTTATAGTCACCTTACCGAAATCAAAGCAGGAGGGCATGGAGAAGCTGGAATTTCTCAGGAAGAATGGTTGGATCACTCAGGGAACCAGGGCTGTATTTATTGACTTCTCGACATTTAATGCAAACATAAACCTCTTCTGTATAGTCAG GTTGGTGGTGGAGTTCCCTGCCACTGGGGGTGCTCTCACCTCCTCTCAGATTCGCTCCGTGAAGCTCCTCAGATACGTCTCCTATTATGATTACTTCTTGGCTTCTTGTGAAGTTGCCTTTTGCCTCTTCATTGTTACATTCATAATCCAGGAAGTAATAGAAgtaaaaagactgaaaatggaaTATTTCAGAAGTGCCTGGAACTGGCTGGATATGCTGTTGATAGCG GTTTCCATCCTTGCCATTTGCTTCAATATCTACCGCAGTACAGAAGTGTCCTTGCTAATGGAAGAGCTCCTTTCTAATGCCCATGTTTATCCAGACTTCCATTTCCTTGCGTTCTGGCAAGTCATTTATGACAACATGATTGCTGTCAATGTCTTCTTTGCTTGGATAAAG atatttaaatatgtaaccTTTAGCAAAACCATGACGCAACTGGCCTCCACTTTGTCTCGCTGTGCCAAGGACATCATTGGATTTGCCATCATGttcttcatcattttctttgccTATGCACAGTTCAGCTACCTAGTGTTCGGGTCGCAAGTTAATGACTTTTCTACTATTCAAAACTGCAT TTTCTCACAGTTTCGCATCGTGCTGGGAGATTTCAATTTTGAAAGCCTAGAAGTAAACAGCATCCTTGGACCTATTTACTACATCTCATTCGTGTTCTTTGTGTTCTTCGTCTTGCTG AACATGTTTTTGGCTATTATAAATGACACCTATTCAGAAGTCAAAGCAGACTTTGCAGTGATTCCCAAACAAGAACTTCACATCATAGACCTCTTCAGACAG AGCTACAATGACGTCCTTGTCAAGCTCAAACTGAGGAAACCACATCCAGATCCAGATCCAGGAGATGAGAACCTGGAAAG CAAGGAATTTCCATCCACTAAAAGAAAGGATATTTCCAAGCCTTCTAAAGGAGGCAGCACTCGTGAAAAG ACGCATCCGAAGCCACCAAAgttacagaaagggaaagagagtcTTCATCACTCTGACTCAGTCGTTGCTTCTCAGAGCTCCATCTCCCGTGAAGAATTTCAGCA GCTCCTCAGACAAACATCTGAGTTGGAGAAGGAATTAAACAATGCTAATGTAAAACTCAGTAGGATTAAGAGAAGCATGCGACAGCTGAAGGACGCTCCAGGCAAGACAGCACAGTAA
- the PKD2L2 gene encoding polycystic kidney disease 2-like 2 protein isoform X3, translating to MVSTNMYYLNKVMVDLFVESESNGINFHGIRSHADFWKYAEGPLLDGLYWSSWYTNRTTGQINTSHIFYENLLLGVAQIRQLKVRNNSCPIYPYIQPLENCYSRYTYRAEDKSDFGLKNESEWRYVSAPSFSPWYWGSVGFYRSGGFIVTLPKSKQEGMEKLEFLRKNGWITQGTRAVFIDFSTFNANINLFCIVRLVVEFPATGGALTSSQIRSVKLLRYVSYYDYFLASCEVAFCLFIVTFIIQEVIEVKRLKMEYFRSAWNWLDMLLIAVSILAICFNIYRSTEVSLLMEELLSNAHVYPDFHFLAFWQVIYDNMIAVNVFFAWIKIFKYVTFSKTMTQLASTLSRCAKDIIGFAIMFFIIFFAYAQFSYLVFGSQVNDFSTIQNCIFSQFRIVLGDFNFESLEVNSILGPIYYISFVFFVFFVLLNMFLAIINDTYSEVKADFAVIPKQELHIIDLFRQSYNDVLVKLKLRKPHPDPDPGDENLESKEFPSTKRKDISKPSKGGSTREKTHPKPPKLQKGKESLHHSDSVVASQSSISREEFQQLLRQTSELEKELNNANVKLSRIKRSMRQLKDAPGKTAQ from the exons ATGGTGAGCACCAACATGTATTACTTGAATAAAGTGATGGTGGATCTCTTTGTGGAATCCGAAAGCAACGGGATTAATTTCCACGGTATCAGGAGCCACGCTGATTTCTGGAAA TACGCAGAGGGACCGCTCTTGGATGGTCTCTATTGGAGCTCGTGGTACACCAACAGAACAACGGGCCAGATAAACACCAGCCACATTTTCTATGAGAATTTACTGTTAGGAGTAGCCCAGATTCGCCAGCTGAAAGTACGCAACAACAGCTGCCCTATCTACCCGTATATCCAGCCCTTAGAGAACTGCTACTCCCGATACACTTACCGAGCTGAAGACAAGTCCGACTTTGGTCTGAAGAACGAATCTGA ATGGAGATATGTTTCTGCCCCCTCTTTCTCCCCATGGTACTGGGGATCTGTGGGGTTTTACAGAAGTGGAGGGTTTATAGTCACCTTACCGAAATCAAAGCAGGAGGGCATGGAGAAGCTGGAATTTCTCAGGAAGAATGGTTGGATCACTCAGGGAACCAGGGCTGTATTTATTGACTTCTCGACATTTAATGCAAACATAAACCTCTTCTGTATAGTCAG GTTGGTGGTGGAGTTCCCTGCCACTGGGGGTGCTCTCACCTCCTCTCAGATTCGCTCCGTGAAGCTCCTCAGATACGTCTCCTATTATGATTACTTCTTGGCTTCTTGTGAAGTTGCCTTTTGCCTCTTCATTGTTACATTCATAATCCAGGAAGTAATAGAAgtaaaaagactgaaaatggaaTATTTCAGAAGTGCCTGGAACTGGCTGGATATGCTGTTGATAGCG GTTTCCATCCTTGCCATTTGCTTCAATATCTACCGCAGTACAGAAGTGTCCTTGCTAATGGAAGAGCTCCTTTCTAATGCCCATGTTTATCCAGACTTCCATTTCCTTGCGTTCTGGCAAGTCATTTATGACAACATGATTGCTGTCAATGTCTTCTTTGCTTGGATAAAG atatttaaatatgtaaccTTTAGCAAAACCATGACGCAACTGGCCTCCACTTTGTCTCGCTGTGCCAAGGACATCATTGGATTTGCCATCATGttcttcatcattttctttgccTATGCACAGTTCAGCTACCTAGTGTTCGGGTCGCAAGTTAATGACTTTTCTACTATTCAAAACTGCAT TTTCTCACAGTTTCGCATCGTGCTGGGAGATTTCAATTTTGAAAGCCTAGAAGTAAACAGCATCCTTGGACCTATTTACTACATCTCATTCGTGTTCTTTGTGTTCTTCGTCTTGCTG AACATGTTTTTGGCTATTATAAATGACACCTATTCAGAAGTCAAAGCAGACTTTGCAGTGATTCCCAAACAAGAACTTCACATCATAGACCTCTTCAGACAG AGCTACAATGACGTCCTTGTCAAGCTCAAACTGAGGAAACCACATCCAGATCCAGATCCAGGAGATGAGAACCTGGAAAG CAAGGAATTTCCATCCACTAAAAGAAAGGATATTTCCAAGCCTTCTAAAGGAGGCAGCACTCGTGAAAAG ACGCATCCGAAGCCACCAAAgttacagaaagggaaagagagtcTTCATCACTCTGACTCAGTCGTTGCTTCTCAGAGCTCCATCTCCCGTGAAGAATTTCAGCA GCTCCTCAGACAAACATCTGAGTTGGAGAAGGAATTAAACAATGCTAATGTAAAACTCAGTAGGATTAAGAGAAGCATGCGACAGCTGAAGGACGCTCCAGGCAAGACAGCACAGTAA
- the PKD2L2 gene encoding polycystic kidney disease 2-like 2 protein isoform X2: protein MRSGATAAQISYSTETELKTTLIELLIYITFLTTLSTITFGMVSTNMYYLNKVMVDLFVESESNGINFHGIRSHADFWKYAEGPLLDGLYWSSWYTNRTTGQINTSHIFYENLLLGVAQIRQLKVRNNSCPIYPYIQPLENCYSRYTYRAEDKSDFGLKNESEWRYVSAPSFSPWYWGSVGFYRSGGFIVTLPKSKQEGMEKLEFLRKNGWITQGTRAVFIDFSTFNANINLFCIVRLVVEFPATGGALTSSQIRSVKLLRYVSYYDYFLASCEVAFCLFIVTFIIQEVIEVKRLKMEYFRSAWNWLDMLLIAVSILAICFNIYRSTEVSLLMEELLSNAHVYPDFHFLAFWQVIYDNMIAVNVFFAWIKIFKYVTFSKTMTQLASTLSRCAKDIIGFAIMFFIIFFAYAQFSYLVFGSQVNDFSTIQNCIFSQFRIVLGDFNFESLEVNSILGPIYYISFVFFVFFVLLNMFLAIINDTYSEVKADFAVIPKQELHIIDLFRQSYNDVLVKLKLRKPHPDPDPGDENLESKEFPSTKRKDISKPSKGGSTREKTHPKPPKLQKGKESLHHSDSVVASQSSISREEFQQLLRQTSELEKELNNANVKLSRIKRSMRQLKDAPGKTAQ, encoded by the exons ATGCGCTCAG GTGCTACAGCAGCCCAGATCAGTTACAGCACAGAAACGGAACTGAAAACGACCCTGATAGAGCTGCTTATCTACATCACgttcctcaccaccctcagcACCA TTACCTTCGGCATGGTGAGCACCAACATGTATTACTTGAATAAAGTGATGGTGGATCTCTTTGTGGAATCCGAAAGCAACGGGATTAATTTCCACGGTATCAGGAGCCACGCTGATTTCTGGAAA TACGCAGAGGGACCGCTCTTGGATGGTCTCTATTGGAGCTCGTGGTACACCAACAGAACAACGGGCCAGATAAACACCAGCCACATTTTCTATGAGAATTTACTGTTAGGAGTAGCCCAGATTCGCCAGCTGAAAGTACGCAACAACAGCTGCCCTATCTACCCGTATATCCAGCCCTTAGAGAACTGCTACTCCCGATACACTTACCGAGCTGAAGACAAGTCCGACTTTGGTCTGAAGAACGAATCTGA ATGGAGATATGTTTCTGCCCCCTCTTTCTCCCCATGGTACTGGGGATCTGTGGGGTTTTACAGAAGTGGAGGGTTTATAGTCACCTTACCGAAATCAAAGCAGGAGGGCATGGAGAAGCTGGAATTTCTCAGGAAGAATGGTTGGATCACTCAGGGAACCAGGGCTGTATTTATTGACTTCTCGACATTTAATGCAAACATAAACCTCTTCTGTATAGTCAG GTTGGTGGTGGAGTTCCCTGCCACTGGGGGTGCTCTCACCTCCTCTCAGATTCGCTCCGTGAAGCTCCTCAGATACGTCTCCTATTATGATTACTTCTTGGCTTCTTGTGAAGTTGCCTTTTGCCTCTTCATTGTTACATTCATAATCCAGGAAGTAATAGAAgtaaaaagactgaaaatggaaTATTTCAGAAGTGCCTGGAACTGGCTGGATATGCTGTTGATAGCG GTTTCCATCCTTGCCATTTGCTTCAATATCTACCGCAGTACAGAAGTGTCCTTGCTAATGGAAGAGCTCCTTTCTAATGCCCATGTTTATCCAGACTTCCATTTCCTTGCGTTCTGGCAAGTCATTTATGACAACATGATTGCTGTCAATGTCTTCTTTGCTTGGATAAAG atatttaaatatgtaaccTTTAGCAAAACCATGACGCAACTGGCCTCCACTTTGTCTCGCTGTGCCAAGGACATCATTGGATTTGCCATCATGttcttcatcattttctttgccTATGCACAGTTCAGCTACCTAGTGTTCGGGTCGCAAGTTAATGACTTTTCTACTATTCAAAACTGCAT TTTCTCACAGTTTCGCATCGTGCTGGGAGATTTCAATTTTGAAAGCCTAGAAGTAAACAGCATCCTTGGACCTATTTACTACATCTCATTCGTGTTCTTTGTGTTCTTCGTCTTGCTG AACATGTTTTTGGCTATTATAAATGACACCTATTCAGAAGTCAAAGCAGACTTTGCAGTGATTCCCAAACAAGAACTTCACATCATAGACCTCTTCAGACAG AGCTACAATGACGTCCTTGTCAAGCTCAAACTGAGGAAACCACATCCAGATCCAGATCCAGGAGATGAGAACCTGGAAAG CAAGGAATTTCCATCCACTAAAAGAAAGGATATTTCCAAGCCTTCTAAAGGAGGCAGCACTCGTGAAAAG ACGCATCCGAAGCCACCAAAgttacagaaagggaaagagagtcTTCATCACTCTGACTCAGTCGTTGCTTCTCAGAGCTCCATCTCCCGTGAAGAATTTCAGCA GCTCCTCAGACAAACATCTGAGTTGGAGAAGGAATTAAACAATGCTAATGTAAAACTCAGTAGGATTAAGAGAAGCATGCGACAGCTGAAGGACGCTCCAGGCAAGACAGCACAGTAA
- the PKD2L2 gene encoding polycystic kidney disease 2-like 2 protein isoform X4, translated as MEPAVALQPAVAVRRRSSRGATAAQISYSTETELKTTLIELLIYITFLTTLSTITFGMVSTNMYYLNKVMVDLFVESESNGINFHGIRSHADFWKYAEGPLLDGLYWSSWYTNRTTGQINTSHIFYENLLLGVAQIRQLKVRNNSCPIYPYIQPLENCYSRYTYRAEDKSDFGLKNESEWRYVSAPSFSPWYWGSVGFYRSGGFIVTLPKSKQEGMEKLEFLRKNGWITQGTRAVFIDFSTFNANINLFCIVRLVVEFPATGGALTSSQIRSVKLLRYVSYYDYFLASCEVAFCLFIVTFIIQEVIEVKRLKMEYFRSAWNWLDMLLIAVSILAICFNIYRSTEVSLLMEELLSNAHVYPDFHFLAFWQVIYDNMIAVNVFFAWIKIFKYVTFSKTMTQLASTLSRCAKDIIGFAIMFFIIFFAYAQFSYLVFGSQVNDFSTIQNCIFSQFRIVLGDFNFESLEVNSILGPIYYISFVFFVFFVLLNMFLAIINDTYSEVKADFAVIPKQELHIIDLFRQSYNDVLVKLKLRKPHPDPDPGDENLESKEFPSTKRKDISKPSKGGSTREKAPQTNI; from the exons ATGGAGCCCGCGGTAGCGCTGCAGCCCGCGGTGGCCGTGAGGCGGCGGAGCAGCAGAG GTGCTACAGCAGCCCAGATCAGTTACAGCACAGAAACGGAACTGAAAACGACCCTGATAGAGCTGCTTATCTACATCACgttcctcaccaccctcagcACCA TTACCTTCGGCATGGTGAGCACCAACATGTATTACTTGAATAAAGTGATGGTGGATCTCTTTGTGGAATCCGAAAGCAACGGGATTAATTTCCACGGTATCAGGAGCCACGCTGATTTCTGGAAA TACGCAGAGGGACCGCTCTTGGATGGTCTCTATTGGAGCTCGTGGTACACCAACAGAACAACGGGCCAGATAAACACCAGCCACATTTTCTATGAGAATTTACTGTTAGGAGTAGCCCAGATTCGCCAGCTGAAAGTACGCAACAACAGCTGCCCTATCTACCCGTATATCCAGCCCTTAGAGAACTGCTACTCCCGATACACTTACCGAGCTGAAGACAAGTCCGACTTTGGTCTGAAGAACGAATCTGA ATGGAGATATGTTTCTGCCCCCTCTTTCTCCCCATGGTACTGGGGATCTGTGGGGTTTTACAGAAGTGGAGGGTTTATAGTCACCTTACCGAAATCAAAGCAGGAGGGCATGGAGAAGCTGGAATTTCTCAGGAAGAATGGTTGGATCACTCAGGGAACCAGGGCTGTATTTATTGACTTCTCGACATTTAATGCAAACATAAACCTCTTCTGTATAGTCAG GTTGGTGGTGGAGTTCCCTGCCACTGGGGGTGCTCTCACCTCCTCTCAGATTCGCTCCGTGAAGCTCCTCAGATACGTCTCCTATTATGATTACTTCTTGGCTTCTTGTGAAGTTGCCTTTTGCCTCTTCATTGTTACATTCATAATCCAGGAAGTAATAGAAgtaaaaagactgaaaatggaaTATTTCAGAAGTGCCTGGAACTGGCTGGATATGCTGTTGATAGCG GTTTCCATCCTTGCCATTTGCTTCAATATCTACCGCAGTACAGAAGTGTCCTTGCTAATGGAAGAGCTCCTTTCTAATGCCCATGTTTATCCAGACTTCCATTTCCTTGCGTTCTGGCAAGTCATTTATGACAACATGATTGCTGTCAATGTCTTCTTTGCTTGGATAAAG atatttaaatatgtaaccTTTAGCAAAACCATGACGCAACTGGCCTCCACTTTGTCTCGCTGTGCCAAGGACATCATTGGATTTGCCATCATGttcttcatcattttctttgccTATGCACAGTTCAGCTACCTAGTGTTCGGGTCGCAAGTTAATGACTTTTCTACTATTCAAAACTGCAT TTTCTCACAGTTTCGCATCGTGCTGGGAGATTTCAATTTTGAAAGCCTAGAAGTAAACAGCATCCTTGGACCTATTTACTACATCTCATTCGTGTTCTTTGTGTTCTTCGTCTTGCTG AACATGTTTTTGGCTATTATAAATGACACCTATTCAGAAGTCAAAGCAGACTTTGCAGTGATTCCCAAACAAGAACTTCACATCATAGACCTCTTCAGACAG AGCTACAATGACGTCCTTGTCAAGCTCAAACTGAGGAAACCACATCCAGATCCAGATCCAGGAGATGAGAACCTGGAAAG CAAGGAATTTCCATCCACTAAAAGAAAGGATATTTCCAAGCCTTCTAAAGGAGGCAGCACTCGTGAAAAG GCTCCTCAGACAAACATCTGA